The Magallana gigas chromosome 6, xbMagGiga1.1, whole genome shotgun sequence genome includes the window TTGGATTATATAAAGTTTGTTAGGCTCTTCTAAATAACTAATGGTAGCATTTAATAGTATTTCTTGTCATGTTGTCTCAAATTCGTTTCTCGAAagtattaatttgtttaatggaAAACACTTCAATCTGATCTTAcctgaaattttctttttatcttgaGAGGGCTTtgattttccaatatttttattctCAGAACTACTGTATTTCTTCAGCTTTTCTTTAGCCAATTTTGTCAATTCTCTGCTTTCTGAAGTTTGCCTTTCTACCAGAACATCTGGTTTCCCTTCAGACTTTTTCTGGTCACATTTATTCACTGTTTCTTTTACTTCTACAGCTTTTTCCTCCAAAATTTCTTCCTTCCCATCTTCTTGCTTATCCTCTTCAATACATTCATCCCCTTCTTCTTTTTTCACATCCTCATTTTCATCCTTTTCCTCTTCatctattttcaatttaataataGGAATCTCATCTTCATCTGATGGTGTGTCATTTCTATTGTCTTGTTCAAAGTCCCATGATATGGGGGTGTGGGCATACTCGAGTTCACGGCGGTGGTGACGATAAGTAAGTGACTCGTAATATGTTGGAATGTTCTTCACAAGGGAAGCGGGACGATATTCCCGTCTGTATTCTGATGAATTTGataccattttttttcagaatatgtAGCACACCATtatcattatttctttaaatctgcAAGAAAAAAACTTCTTTAGTTATAGCATTAAATACATTCAGATGCATGTATGCATGCTTATATGGCAAAACTGTTTTTATATTGCATGTTGTGGctgtcaaaataaatattgtcatttagaCTAGGTAAGAATAAAGTGAGTCTTTCAAAACACATAAACAAATCGTTTaaaatacatctaaaatacatttaaaaagtactaaaaatacatacattaaaatgaaaggagTACACAATATACGTTTCAACCTGTCAACATTTGCCGCCGACGTATAACCACTCAACACTGTActaattttcattgtttaatcagcatgcaaattaaaattctttcaaaattttcagaatTACCTTTGTTGCTACTAAATTTGACACTTCATTCTCATAATCTCTTTCCagtatgtatcaaaaatatcaataacagTACCAAAAGTGCATGTTTAcacttgaaattatttgaaagcGAAAGCGGAAGTCGCTTACTTTTTAGTTAGATcgtacataaaatatttcttgtgTTAACAAGATGATATtctgt containing:
- the LOC105344320 gene encoding centriole, cilia and spindle-associated protein, which encodes MVSNSSEYRREYRPASLVKNIPTYYESLTYRHHRRELEYAHTPISWDFEQDNRNDTPSDEDEIPIIKLKIDEEEKDENEDVKKEEGDECIEEDKQEDGKEEILEEKAVEVKETVNKCDQKKSEGKPDVLVERQTSESRELTKLAKEKLKKYSSSENKNIGKSKPSQDKKKISDDFLSPKQVEEKAFVKRPKRADRSREPPLRPKTAVSASVLRPLSSTSPRPSSSASCDRLPFVLYGSGDTELQTGSKRTHNVHCSTDIYPAAVKARQQHYLRAKKLEDLRKKILLQKRKQKSSFSSKLAKETTAWRSEYQNQYPTYDNEEYARRLRAIDSARVRKVKCDL